A stretch of Paenibacillus peoriae DNA encodes these proteins:
- a CDS encoding ABC transporter ATP-binding protein, translating to MRYVIQIEDLKKVYHVGDQEIHALREVQLDIADGDFVAIMGPSGSGKSTMMNVIGCLDLPTSGQFYLDGYSILDAREDELAIIRNQKIGFVFQKFHLLPRSTALENVELPMIYAGIPVKERRLRAMEALTSVGLGDRMNNRPNELSGGQQQRVSIARALVNNPVILLADEPTGALDSKTSVEIMGIFQRLNDQGKTVVLVTHDQEVAEYAKRLIHFRDGRIEEDQPVGKRRMAAEEVKA from the coding sequence ATGAGATACGTCATTCAGATTGAGGATTTGAAAAAAGTGTACCATGTCGGAGATCAGGAAATTCATGCTCTGCGTGAGGTTCAACTTGATATTGCTGACGGTGATTTTGTTGCGATTATGGGACCGTCTGGATCAGGCAAGTCCACGATGATGAATGTTATCGGCTGTCTGGATTTACCTACGTCAGGACAATTTTATTTGGACGGCTATTCGATCTTAGATGCCCGTGAGGATGAACTGGCTATTATACGTAATCAGAAAATCGGATTTGTATTTCAAAAATTTCATTTGCTCCCGCGATCAACGGCTCTGGAGAATGTGGAACTGCCTATGATTTATGCAGGTATTCCTGTCAAGGAGCGTCGTTTGCGGGCAATGGAAGCCCTCACTAGCGTAGGTCTAGGCGATCGGATGAACAATAGGCCGAACGAATTGTCAGGCGGTCAGCAGCAGCGGGTATCCATTGCCCGCGCACTTGTGAACAATCCGGTCATTCTCTTGGCGGATGAACCTACAGGCGCATTGGACTCCAAAACAAGTGTTGAAATAATGGGGATTTTTCAGCGTCTGAATGATCAGGGGAAAACGGTTGTATTGGTTACTCATGATCAAGAGGTTGCGGAATACGCCAAGCGTCTGATTCATTTTCGAGATGGGCGGATTGAAGAGGATCAGCCTGTTGGGAAACGAAGAATGGCGGCAGAGGAAGTGAAGGCATGA
- a CDS encoding ABC transporter permease: MKFKEIIRVSLNSLRTNMLRSLLTMVGIIIGVAAVIMIVAIGKGSTATITSQINSMGNNLLMIYPYAPYDGSSSMSFNQTKGISLKDIDALEQQKAVAEVAPSAMTNADITWSRNKVSGQIEGTSLAFVHVRKLSLAQGRSFTHYEVDKQMNVAVLGSDAARNIFGPDASRAVGETIMIKQLPFKVVGVLANSNSNMSNSGQQVYVPITTGMERLGNMSIQQVNASATSEEKIDQASAEIRQVLRVRHELKPSEGDDFQIMTQTEILKTVSGVDRIMNMLLAGVAAIALGVGGVGIMNIMLVSVTERTREIGIRKAIGAQRSDIMLQFVAEAVFLSLMGGLVGVMVGLGGAKLLEKFVQMPIVYSIEPVLYSFLCCMAVGVLFGVYPARKASKLRPIDALRYE, translated from the coding sequence ATGAAGTTTAAGGAAATTATCCGTGTATCACTCAACAGTTTGCGAACCAATATGCTGCGATCTTTGCTGACCATGGTGGGCATTATTATCGGAGTGGCCGCTGTGATTATGATTGTAGCCATCGGTAAAGGATCAACGGCTACGATTACATCTCAGATCAACAGTATGGGAAATAATCTGCTGATGATCTATCCTTATGCTCCATATGATGGCTCTAGTTCCATGTCGTTCAATCAGACGAAAGGAATATCTCTAAAAGATATCGATGCGCTAGAGCAGCAAAAAGCAGTAGCAGAGGTAGCACCAAGTGCTATGACCAATGCAGATATTACGTGGAGTCGCAATAAGGTCAGCGGACAAATTGAGGGGACTTCACTGGCATTCGTTCATGTGAGAAAGCTGTCACTAGCTCAAGGCAGGTCGTTTACCCACTATGAAGTGGATAAACAAATGAATGTGGCCGTGCTTGGGAGTGATGCGGCCCGTAATATTTTTGGTCCGGATGCCTCCAGAGCGGTCGGTGAGACGATCATGATCAAACAGCTTCCTTTTAAGGTGGTCGGTGTGCTGGCAAATTCCAATTCCAATATGAGTAACAGCGGTCAGCAGGTATATGTACCGATTACAACGGGGATGGAACGGCTAGGCAATATGAGTATTCAGCAGGTGAACGCCTCTGCAACATCAGAGGAGAAGATTGATCAGGCAAGTGCAGAAATTCGGCAGGTGCTTCGTGTCAGACATGAGCTAAAGCCATCAGAGGGCGATGACTTTCAGATCATGACCCAGACGGAAATCTTAAAAACAGTGTCCGGGGTTGATCGGATTATGAATATGCTGCTGGCCGGTGTAGCTGCAATTGCGCTTGGCGTTGGAGGTGTCGGCATTATGAATATTATGCTGGTGTCCGTCACGGAACGTACGAGGGAGATCGGGATTCGTAAAGCGATTGGTGCGCAACGTAGTGATATTATGCTGCAGTTTGTGGCTGAGGCTGTTTTTCTCAGTCTGATGGGTGGACTAGTTGGCGTAATGGTGGGTCTCGGAGGTGCAAAACTGCTTGAGAAATTCGTCCAAATGCCGATTGTGTATTCGATAGAGCCCGTGCTTTACTCTTTTCTGTGCTGTATGGCAGTCGGAGTGTTGTTCGGAGTATATCCGGCGCGGAAGGCGTCTAAGCTGCGTCCAATTGATGCTTTAAGATACGAATAA
- a CDS encoding helix-turn-helix transcriptional regulator — MLNIVQKHAPITGDQIAEMLNLSKATIRTDLSKLGILNYIDAKPKVGYFVGKRGTPNREEKFRLLQMKVGDLHGVPVIVRETTTIQEAVVALFLENVSNLIVTDEDGDLAGVASRKDLLKVTLGNPNAATIPVSLVMTRQANVVTVSPEDTVLEAARKIIARQIDSLPVVVPSDSDKPGEHWKVVGRITKTNIIKMLLDMVAED; from the coding sequence ATTTTAAACATCGTACAAAAGCATGCCCCAATTACCGGGGATCAGATTGCGGAAATGCTTAATCTCAGTAAGGCGACCATTCGGACCGACCTATCCAAATTGGGTATTCTGAATTACATAGATGCAAAGCCCAAGGTCGGATATTTTGTTGGAAAGCGGGGCACGCCGAACCGGGAGGAAAAATTCCGGCTATTGCAAATGAAGGTGGGCGATCTTCACGGGGTTCCAGTCATCGTACGTGAAACAACAACGATTCAGGAAGCTGTTGTAGCTCTCTTTTTGGAAAATGTGAGCAATTTGATCGTTACCGATGAAGACGGAGATTTGGCAGGGGTAGCTTCCCGCAAGGATTTACTTAAGGTAACGTTAGGGAATCCCAATGCAGCAACCATTCCTGTCAGCCTAGTGATGACCCGACAGGCGAATGTTGTCACCGTTTCCCCAGAGGATACGGTATTAGAGGCAGCGCGCAAAATTATTGCCCGTCAAATCGACAGTCTGCCTGTCGTCGTCCCTTCCGACTCCGACAAGCCAGGAGAGCACTGGAAAGTCGTGGGACGTATTACAAAAACAAATATTATTAAAATGTTGCTCGATATGGTAGCAGAGGATTAA
- a CDS encoding pyruvate, water dikinase regulatory protein yields the protein MVQASSHFIAICSDSIGETAEAVVQATMRQFELPDTEIKRFMNVRDEDELSRVMEEVAERRGFVAYTLVQPELREAMKEEAVRLNVRAVDIMGPMMQAFADTFHNDPKEKPGLLHRLDDNYFRRVEALDFAVQYDDGKDVSAILKADIVLLGVSRISKTPLSMFLAHKGYKTVNIPVVPELTPPVQLKDVQRGRVFGLTIEPELLLKIRSERLKVMGLPNNVQYATATRVEEEIAYAQSLFKELNCPVIDVTDKAIEETAGLIIRML from the coding sequence ATGGTTCAGGCGAGCAGTCATTTTATAGCGATCTGTTCAGACTCGATTGGCGAGACGGCAGAAGCTGTCGTACAGGCGACCATGCGCCAGTTTGAGTTACCGGACACAGAGATCAAAAGATTTATGAACGTGAGGGATGAAGACGAACTGAGCCGGGTGATGGAGGAAGTTGCCGAGCGTAGAGGCTTTGTAGCTTATACGCTGGTACAGCCGGAATTGAGAGAGGCGATGAAAGAAGAGGCTGTCCGGCTGAATGTGCGGGCTGTCGACATTATGGGACCAATGATGCAGGCGTTTGCCGATACGTTCCATAACGATCCCAAAGAGAAGCCTGGTCTGCTGCACCGACTGGACGACAACTATTTTCGGCGTGTAGAGGCCTTGGATTTTGCGGTTCAATACGATGATGGCAAAGATGTGAGCGCCATTCTCAAAGCGGATATTGTATTGCTTGGAGTATCCCGTATTTCCAAAACTCCTTTATCCATGTTTCTCGCGCATAAAGGTTATAAAACGGTCAACATACCGGTTGTGCCGGAGCTGACACCGCCTGTTCAGTTGAAGGATGTTCAGCGTGGTCGAGTGTTCGGATTAACGATCGAGCCAGAGTTACTGTTGAAAATACGCAGTGAGCGACTAAAGGTTATGGGGCTACCTAATAATGTGCAGTATGCTACAGCGACGAGAGTGGAAGAGGAAATAGCGTATGCGCAGTCTTTGTTTAAAGAGCTGAATTGTCCGGTTATTGATGTTACAGATAAGGCGATTGAAGAGACGGCAGGTTTAATTATCAGAATGTTATAG
- the glpX gene encoding class II fructose-bisphosphatase: MESQMALEFVRVTEAAALQSAQWTGRGDKNSADEAATVAIRTHFNAVSMDGTVVIGEGEMDEAPMLYIGERVGNRRGPAMDIAVDPLEGTETVANGLNNALSVIAAAPRGSLLHAPDMYMQKMAVGPALAGKLSLEDPIPTTLSKAARALGKSLPDLTVSILDRTRHAGIIKLLRESGVRIKLLGHGDVMGAIETCLDSGVDLHIGSGGAPEGVLAAAALKCMGGEIQGRLLPHGEEEIERCKRMGITDPGALLSMDDMVGRQGVMFVATGVTPGEWLQGVRSLPGHRAETHSVVMHSDTKTIRFVRSIHHTADSSGTLAVAASS; this comes from the coding sequence ATGGAGAGTCAAATGGCATTGGAATTCGTTCGGGTAACAGAGGCAGCGGCACTGCAATCAGCACAATGGACAGGGCGTGGAGATAAGAATAGCGCAGACGAGGCGGCTACGGTAGCCATCCGCACTCATTTTAATGCGGTATCCATGGACGGCACGGTCGTCATTGGCGAAGGCGAAATGGATGAGGCTCCCATGCTGTATATCGGGGAAAGAGTAGGCAATCGCAGAGGACCGGCTATGGACATCGCTGTCGATCCACTGGAAGGAACCGAAACGGTGGCAAATGGTTTGAATAACGCTCTGTCGGTCATTGCTGCTGCACCTCGTGGTAGTCTACTCCACGCTCCGGATATGTACATGCAAAAAATGGCCGTTGGCCCGGCGCTGGCTGGAAAGCTGTCACTTGAGGACCCAATCCCGACCACATTGTCAAAAGCTGCACGAGCACTCGGTAAATCCTTGCCTGATCTTACCGTGTCCATTCTGGATCGTACACGGCACGCCGGGATTATCAAGCTTCTGCGGGAAAGCGGAGTTCGTATCAAATTGCTAGGCCATGGGGATGTGATGGGCGCGATTGAAACATGCCTGGATAGCGGTGTAGACTTGCATATCGGTTCTGGTGGCGCTCCTGAGGGTGTATTGGCCGCTGCAGCGCTGAAATGCATGGGCGGAGAAATACAGGGCCGTTTGTTGCCTCATGGTGAAGAAGAGATTGAGCGTTGCAAACGTATGGGCATTACTGATCCTGGCGCGTTGCTATCTATGGATGATATGGTCGGACGGCAAGGCGTGATGTTTGTGGCTACAGGTGTAACACCTGGAGAGTGGTTGCAGGGGGTTCGTTCTCTTCCCGGCCACAGAGCGGAAACTCATTCAGTCGTAATGCACTCGGATACAAAAACGATTCGCTTCGTGCGGAGTATCCATCATACAGCTGATTCTTCCGGTACGCTTGCGGTAGCGGCATCTTCTTGA